DNA from Acidimicrobiia bacterium:
AACGTGATCCGACGTTTCGAGCTGCTCAGGAAGCCGACGATCGCCGCGGTCAAAGGGTTCGCTCTTGGCGGAGGACTCGAACTCGCGATGGGTGCCGACTTTCGATATCTTGCCGACAATGCCAAGGTCGGCCAACCGGAAATTCTGCTCGGCATTATTCCCGGAGCCGGTGGCACCCAGCGTCTGGCTCGGATCGTTGGCTACCAAAAGGCCAAAGAGATGAATTTTTCGGGCCGCCAGGTCGGGGCCGAAGAGGCGCTGGCCCTTGGCCTGGCCGACAAGGTGCTCCCGGTCGAGGAACTGCTGGAAGTGGCTCTCGCCGACGCGGCCGATTGGGCGACCAAGGCAACGTTGGGGCTGGCGGCTGTCAAGCGGGCGATGGGCGATGGCTGGGGTCGGCCGATAGATGAGGCCATGAAGGCCGAGGCAGATGCGTTTCAGGACGTGTTCTTCACTGAAGATGCCAAAGAAGGGGTTGCCGCCTTCATCGAGAAGCGCAAAGCCGACTTCACCGGCGAATAGCCAGTGGCCCGTCGATCAGAACCGGTCTGCTAGCCGCTGCAGGTTCTTTTTCCAGATGAGACGGAGAACCGGTTCCGAAACTGGTCGGAACAGGTTGCCTCCGAAGTACCACGGCATGTCGAGTTCTTCCGCCCAGGTGAAGCGGGTCCGGTCGTTTCCCAGGTCGGTCAGTCTGAAAATGCCTTCGCCTTTGACCACCCCCGAGTGAGTGGCGATCATCGTGTGCGGTGGCTCCCAGACGGTGAAGGTCAGGACATCGACGGTTTTGAGTGGTCCGACTTTCGTGAGCACTTCGATAACGGTCCCGGCTCCGGTCTTCTGATC
Protein-coding regions in this window:
- a CDS encoding enoyl-CoA hydratase/isomerase family protein, with amino-acid sequence MSLVEFTQDDAVGLITLNRPPVNALSEELAADLAVAIGQAEDPMVRAVVIYGDPHFAAGADIKGFQAAFDAGVKDELATSLANVIRRFELLRKPTIAAVKGFALGGGLELAMGADFRYLADNAKVGQPEILLGIIPGAGGTQRLARIVGYQKAKEMNFSGRQVGAEEALALGLADKVLPVEELLEVALADAADWATKATLGLAAVKRAMGDGWGRPIDEAMKAEADAFQDVFFTEDAKEGVAAFIEKRKADFTGE
- a CDS encoding SRPBCC family protein → MATEVSIDIDAPIDSVWADLANLASHVEWMADADSLTYRGDQKTGAGTVIEVLTKVGPLKTVDVLTFTVWEPPHTMIATHSGVVKGEGIFRLTDLGNDRTRFTWAEELDMPWYFGGNLFRPVSEPVLRLIWKKNLQRLADRF